CCAGGTCGCCCAGCTCTACGGGGGTGTCCGGCAGCAGCGGCGCGAAGCCGTCGCGGAAGCCGTCCTCGCCGTTGACGGACAGCGAGCCGGTGGTCAGCCCGTGGAAGGCGTGGGCGCAGTACAGGACGCGGGGTCTGCCGGTGGCGTAGCGGGCGAACTTCAGCGCGGTCTCGACGGCCTCGGTGCCGCTGTTGCCGAAGAAGACGCGCTCCAGTCCCGGCGCGTACGACAGCAGCCGCTCGGCCAGCAGTCCGGGCAGCGGCTGGCAGTCGAAGCGGGTCAGGTCGGCGAGCTGCGCGTCCAGCACGTCGTGCAGTGCCTGCCGTACGACGGGGTGGTGACGGCCCAGGCCCATGACGCCGAAGCCGGCGAGCATGTCGAGGTAGTCCTTGCCCTCGTCGTCGTAGAAGTACGCGCCCTCGGCCCGCTCGTAGACCCGGTCGAAGCCGATGGTGTGCAGCATCCGCGGCAGTTGGTGGTTGAGATACCGCGTATGCAGCTCATAGCGCTCGCCGCCTCGTTCGGCAAGCAGCTTCGTCAGGTCGAAGCCGGTCACGCCATGCTCCCTTCACTCGTACGGGCAGGAACGCCGGTACGGGCCCGGCCCGTCTCCGCCTCCCAGCGCTCCCGCCTGGCCCGATCCCGCTCCTGGGCGCGTGTCAGCTCCTCCGCCGCGCGGGCCGCGATCTCGACGGGGGTCAGCCCCAGCTCGGCCAGCAGCTCCTCGCGCTTGGCGTGCGGCAAGAAGCGCTGCGGCAGCCCTATGGAGCACAGCGGCACATCGGCACCCGCGTCCCGCAGTGCCTCGGCGACGGCGGAGCCGACGCCGCCGGTGCGCCCGTTGTCCTCGACGACGGCCACGGCCCGGTGCCGCTCGGCCATCGGCACCAGCTCGGGGTCGACCGGCTTGACCCAGCGCGGGTCCACGACGGTCGCGCCGATGCCCCGCTCCGCCAGCAGCGCCGCCGCCTCCAGACAGGCGGGCACCATCGCGCCCACGGCGACCAGCAGGACATCCTCGCCGTCGCCCTCCCTGAGCACATCCACGCCACCTACGCGGCGCAGCGCCTCGATGGGCTCGCCCACGCTCGCCTTGGGCAGCCGCAGCACCGTCGGCGCGTCGTCCACCGCCACGGCTTCCCTCAGCTCCTCACGCAGCCGCTCGGCGTCCCTGGGAGCGGCCAGCCGCAGCCCCGGGACGACCTGGAGGATGGACAGGTCCCACATGCCGTGGTGCGAGGCGCCGTCGGGCCCGGTGACCCCCGCCCTGTCCAGCACGAACGTGACGCCGCAGCGGTGCAGCGCGACGTCCATGAGCAGCTGGTCGAAGGCGCGGCCGAGGAAGGTGGCATAGACGGCGACGACGGGGTGCAGCCCGCCGGTGGCCATCCCGGCAGCCGAGGTGGTGGCGTGCTGCTCGGCGATCCCGACGTCGAAGACCCGGTCGGGGTAGGCCTCGGCGAAGCCGGCGAGGCCCACCGGGTGCAGCATGGCGGCAGTGACGCCGACGACGTCGGGCCGCTCAGCCCCCAGGTGCACCATCTCCTCGCCGAAGACCGAGGTCCACGA
This sequence is a window from Streptomyces sp. NBC_01775. Protein-coding genes within it:
- the dxs gene encoding 1-deoxy-D-xylulose-5-phosphate synthase, encoding MSLLESINGPRDLDALSEEILEELAEEIRQFLIHAVSRTGGHLGPNLGVVELTIALHRVFESPADRILWDTGHQSYVHKLLTGRRDFSKLRARGGLSGYPSRAESEHDVIENSHASTVLGWADGLAKANEVRGAGDHVVAVIGDGALTGGMAWEALNNIAAAKDRPLVIVVNDNERSYSPTIGGLANHLATLRTTNEYERVLAWGKGVLQHTPVVGRPLYDSLHGAKKGFKDAFAPQGMFEDLGLKYVGPIDGHDIAAVESALRRAKRFGGPVLVHCLTEKGRGYEPALADETDHFHTVNRMDPANGEPVEQSKGRSWTSVFGEEMVHLGAERPDVVGVTAAMLHPVGLAGFAEAYPDRVFDVGIAEQHATTSAAGMATGGLHPVVAVYATFLGRAFDQLLMDVALHRCGVTFVLDRAGVTGPDGASHHGMWDLSILQVVPGLRLAAPRDAERLREELREAVAVDDAPTVLRLPKASVGEPIEALRRVGGVDVLREGDGEDVLLVAVGAMVPACLEAAALLAERGIGATVVDPRWVKPVDPELVPMAERHRAVAVVEDNGRTGGVGSAVAEALRDAGADVPLCSIGLPQRFLPHAKREELLAELGLTPVEIAARAAEELTRAQERDRARRERWEAETGRARTGVPARTSEGSMA